The following are encoded together in the Budorcas taxicolor isolate Tak-1 chromosome 4, Takin1.1, whole genome shotgun sequence genome:
- the LOC128046823 gene encoding olfactory receptor 9A4: MLGNHSSATEFYLLGFSGSRELRHILFATFFFFYSVTLIGNTVIIVIVCLDKRLQSPMYFFLGHLSALEILVTTIVVPVMLWGLLLPGMQAVSLAACVTQLFLYLALGTTEFALLGAMAVDRYVAICNPLRYNVIMNSRTCNLVVIVSWLFGILFQIWPVYATFQLSYCKSNVVDNFFCDRGQLLKLSCDNTLFMEFILFLMAVFVLFGSLIPTIVSYTCIVSTILKIPSASGRRKAFSTCASHFTCVVIGYGSCLFLYVKPKQTQAADYNRVVSLMVSVVTPFLNPFIFTLRNDRVVEALRDRVKQCCRLFRN; the protein is encoded by the coding sequence ATGTTGGGGAATCACTCCAGTGCCACTGAATTCTATCTCCTTGGCTTCTCTGGATCTAGAGAACTACGCCATATCCTCTTTGctaccttcttcttcttctactcAGTGACATTAATCGGTAACACAGTCATCATTGTGATTGTCTGTCTTGATAAACGGCTGCAGTCTcccatgtatttcttccttgGTCATCTCTCGGCCTTGGAGATCCTGGTGACCACCATTGTCGTCCCCGTGATGCTCTGGGGGTTGCTGCTCCCTGGGATGCAGGCAGTATCTCTGGCTGCATGTGTCACCCAGCTCTTCCTGTACCTTGCTCTGGGAACCACAGAGTTTGCCCTGTTGGGAGCAATGGCTGTGGACCGTTACGTGGCCATCTGTAACCCCCTGAGGTACAACGTCATTATGAACAGCCGCACCTGCAACTTGGTGGTAATTGTGTCATGGTTGTTTGGGATCCTTTTTCAAATTTGGCCAGTTTATGCCACATTTCAGCTTTCCTACTGCAAATCAAATGTGGTTGACAATTTTTTCTGTGACCGAGGGCAATTGCTCAAACTATCCTGCGATAATACTCTTTTCATGGAATTCATCCTCTTCTTAATggctgtttttgttctttttggttCTTTGATCCCTACAATTGTCTCCTACACCTGCATCGTCTCCACCATCCTCAAGATCCCCTCGGCCTCTGGCCGCAGGAAAGCCTTCTCTACGTGTGCCTCCCACTTCACCTGTGTTGTGATTGGTTACGGCAGCTGCTTGTTCCTCTACGTGAAACCCAAGCAAACGCAGGCCGCTGACTACAACAGGGTTGTTTCCCTGATGGTTTCCGTAGTCACCCCTTTCCTCAACCCGTTCATCTTCACTCTCCGGAACGACAGAGTCGTAGAAGCTCTTCGGGACAGAGTCAAACAGTGCTGTCGTCTGTTCAGAAACTAG